The nucleotide window TGAGGACGACCACGATGACCACGACCGTGGAGGAGACGGTGTCCTTCCGCCCCGGCCAAGTGACCTTCTTCATCTCGGTGATCCACTCCTGGTAAAAACCGGTTACCCGAGGGACAAAGCCAACCGGCTGCGCCGCCCCCCGGCCCTCGTCGGTAGCGGTGCGGGTGCCGGGC belongs to Deltaproteobacteria bacterium and includes:
- the secE gene encoding preprotein translocase subunit SecE: MAKTIKDRLLERLPGTRTATDEGRGAAQPVGFVPRVTGFYQEWITEMKKVTWPGRKDTVSSTVVVIVVVLIIVAFLGLVDFALGRITQSILSF